cccccaggtcCTCACTGTGGCCCTTGGCGCCTGTCTCTGCTCTGACTCCCCTAGGGCCTCAGACGGGATCACACGGGGGTTCCTGAGCCCGGCCGCTCTCAGGGGTCCCACGTGGCATGGGACCTCATCCTCTGAATGATCCCCTGAAGGGCTTCTCCCTTCTTCAGGCTGGCTCCAGCTCCCCTGTGTGGCTGGACCACACTTGCTTGTCCATCACCTGGCCGTGGACCCGTGGTGCGTCACCTCGGGGCTGGCCTTGAAGCCTGCAGGAGAAGCCCTGTGAGTCTGCAGCCCCTTGGACTTGGATGCCCATGCAGGGGGCTCAGGGGACCCTCCCCAGGCAGAAAGAACCGGAGTCTGTGAGCAGAACACAGCACGTTTCTCAGCTGAGGCCGGCAGTATGCACAGCCTGCTGCCGGGAGAGCTTGGCCATGGACTCCAGAGCCGTCTTGTCTTCTCTGGTTCCAGGCTTAGAGTCTCGATTCCAGAGTAAGTCTGGGTACCTGAGGTACAGCTGCGAGAGCCGGATCCGGAGCTACCTGAGAGAGGTAGGTGGATGTGGGAGCCCGCCAGACTGTGGGCCTGGGGACCTTGTGGGCCTGGGGACCTTGTGCGCCTGTGTCAAGCCCTGTCCTTTGATTTCCTGCAGGTGAACTCGTATGCCCCCACTGTCGGCGAGGAGGCCCAGGGGGAGTATACCCGCATCGTTGATCTCATGTGCCAGAAGCTGAGGACGGTGCAATACAATGGCAGCTACTTTGACAGAGGAGCCAGGGCGGGCCTCCGGCTCTGCACCCCAGAAGGCTGGTTCTGCTGCCAGGTGCGCCGTGGGCCACGGATCTGGGGCCACCCAGGGGATGCTGAGCCAGCCTCCTGTGGCTTCTTCTCTGGCAGCCCTCTGGGCCTTGGCCTGACGGGAGGGTCAGCTCAGCCATTAGATCTCCAATCTCTGGCATTTGAATCCCTACCTCCCCACCGGATGGTCGGCGTAAGATGCCCCTTGGTCCCCAGTGGCTGGTTTGGCAGGCCCTCTGATGGCTTCCCTGGGGTGCTGCTGATGTGGTCAGGAGTGCACAGCTGCACCAGGAGTGGAGTCTTCCCTTGGGAGGAGGGTACTGGGCAATAAGGACAGTTTCACAGCCTCTAAAAAGCAGTGTGTCCCTGGGGAAGCTTTCTGGATGGCAATGCAGATGTCAGGATTTGTGGCCAGATGTGACCTGGTGGGGTCACACCAGCTGGAAGCAGTGTTCTGGGCTTCCTCCTGGACACTTGGAGAAATTACAGAGGCACCACTTCCCAACAGGTGGTACCAACCTGGGTCACAAGTTTAGGGGCTTGGAGCTGGTGGTCTTTGCAAGGACTGGCAGGGGCTGTCCTGCcgccctctcctccttcctggccTCCTGGGCTTCAGCAAGTATCTGGGCCCCTTTGCATTTCCAGTAAAATCTCCTCCCTGCACTGATGGTGTTTGTATTGCCACTGAGGGTACAGAGCAGGCCCTGGAGGTGGGCATGGCCTCTCTCCCACAGATGGGCTCCCTGTGCTTCTGCCTGGGCGGTTCCTTCTGTGGGTGATGGGTCCTGACTGGCAGGACACCCCTTCTTCCCAACCAACTGTATATTAGCCTCCGAATGACTGCAGTACTCTCCATGAGCGTCACCTGAGCCCAGGTGTTTCACGGGGGAGGGGCAAAGATGAAAAGCTTCACTCTGACTTTGGGAGGCTTGAGGCTCTGAGGTCTGTAAGTGAGTGAGGGAAGTGGTCTTAGAGCTGGGAGGCTTTGCAGGCCCTCAGGAGACAGGACAGTCCTCGGTAGGGTGAGCTGGGGATTTCAGGGAGGGAGTGACACTTTAAAGCCGGGTTGAAGGATGTGGGAGTGGACAGGTGACCCTGCAAGGGGATGAGGGTAGGGAAGTGGGGGCAGTGGGCTCTGTTGGAGAGCTGCACACCTTGGGGGTGACTGGAGCATCAGAAGGCGGGTGGGGGCCATGGCACGTGGCGTGTGCTCAGCAGATATCTGCGAAGGAGTGACTGAAGCTGCGGAATGGCCAGGAACGCCAGCCACGGGGAAACCGAAGCCGGGAAGTCCAGACTGATGTCTCTGACGCCCAGCCTCTGTGTTGGGATTGTAGGGAAATATTGGGAAGGGCTCGTGGGGCAGACAGAAAGGAAGCAGCCAGTGCATGGGCCATGCCATGGAGGAGGGGGATGGCGTGTGCCTGCAGGCATGTGGAGTGGGCTGGAGACAGTGGGTCTGTCTGGGTGGAGATCCAGGAGGCGCACGGTTGGAAAGCTGGCATTCCTAACAATGGCAGGAGCCAGCCTGCCCCCTAGCCACTGCGGAGTATCGTACTGGGGGTAACGAGGGAAAGGGGGCTGCCATTCCAAGGACAGAATTCCTAATTGCCCCAGACAACTCGCCGTTTACCAGGACTGAATCTCCCATGGGGTAGGACCTTCTCCTCAGCTCCTCAGCTTGATATGAGACCAGCAGTGAGAGCTGAGCCCGCTTCGTGGACTTCACTGTGTTGTCTTTCGGCCTAGGGTCCTTTTGACGTGGACAGCTGTGCATCCAAACACTCCATCAATCCCTATGGTAATCGGGAGAGCCGGGTCCTCTTCAGCACGTGGAACTTGGACCACATGTGAGTACGCGTTCTGTTGAGGTCAGAACTATATCCACAGACCGAGAGAGTGCCTGTGGGGGCCTCTCCCAGCCGTGGCATCCGTGGGTGCCGTCTGTGTCATGTTTCATGTGCTGAGCTGTGGGTTATGGACTCAGAGATGTACTGGATGTGTGGGGTGGATGAGGTGCCAGGTGCAGGCCCCTCACCTGCGTGATGAGGTGTCCTTCAGCATGGTGGCTGTGACAGGAGCTGATCGAGACGTGGCGCACGTGCCCCTATCCCGTCCGGCTCCCATCTGTGGGGCCCAGTGGGTGCTGTCATGGCGTTGCACTCTGGGGCCATCTCCGCCTCAGCCAGGATGAGCTCAGAGCAGGTGCTCCGGGTCGTTCTCGTGTGTAGGGCATCTCCGGCTTTCACCTGGATGAGTGAGGGCCAGCAGGATTGTTCTGTGTATATGAGCTCATtctaagagcagaaataaaactgTGTTATGTTAGCTGAGGTGCTTTCCTGGAATATAATGGTGTCCTTGTCTCTGCTTTATGAAGACAAACATCTTTGATGCCCTTCAAGTGGCTAAACCACTTTTGGGAATCAGATGGGACTGGATGCATCCAGGGGTCACTGGGACAGTCGAGGCTGCCTTCCTACCTCTCCGTGTCCATCCCCTTCGACACCCAGGAACCTCTCTTCTGATGTTCGTACGTCTTCTTCTGATACCTGTTGGTACAGACATTTCATCCATGAAAATGGACATGATGGGGTCACCAGTGGTGACACTGCACTGTGCTTATTCATCCTGTGATGCGTTCGTAGGGCTGGGGTGCTTGTTTCCCAGGTGCAGAGTGCTTCATTCTGTGACTAGAATGTCATTTGCATCTGCATTTCTGAACTGGTAGGCATTTCTGGTCtgatttccagttataagacCACCTGGGGTGAACACCGGTTCAGGGCTAAGCTGCGTGGTGTCCGGTTCTGGACCACATAGATGTGGTCCATGGGCTGGCAGCAGTAGCTGGGGATGATCAGGAAGGCAGATTCTTGGGCCCTGCCCACCATTACTGGGGCACGGGGATGGGGGTGCACATCCAGGTGAGAAGGGCTTTcctggtggcagagctggggggcAGAGATACCCtctggggagggcctggggtCTCACCCCTTCTGTCTGGCCCTGAGCACCACAAGATGACATCTGGGCTCTCCAGCTCATTGTCTGCTACTTTCCATGACGGGCTGGGGCATGGGGACATCCATCTAGAGGTCAGTCCCAGCTTGAAAGGGGGGGAGCAGGCCAGCCTGGAGCAGAGGTGGGAGGTCTCGGGGGGCCCTGCCCTTTACAGTGGGTGTCAGGAGGGGGTTGGTCTGGGGACCTCTCCCTAACCTCTTAGTGGTGTGTCTCAGGGTGCTGTACCCTGGCTTTCTCAGAGCCGTCCATGGCTGTAACCCCCTTGCCTGTTGCTGTGAGGTCCTGGTGACGGTGTGCCTGGATTCTGAGTTCGTCCTCCATGGGAATTGTTTTCAGTTGGCGTCCTGGGTACACTGGCTCGTCCTGTCCCCAAAGACTGGTTTTGTCTCTGTTTCTACAGGACACTGGGCTTTCAGTGGCTCTGAAACAATGGAGTATTGATTCCTTGTTTGGCTGCTGCTCCATGTGGCAGTGTCAAGGGTGAGCCTAGGGTCCTGGTTTTCTGTGTGACCATGGAAATGGTCATGCTGTTGTTACTCCCCGAATCTGGCCTCCTGGTGCCTGAAGCTGtgtgtcctccccacccctccccttacTGAAGAAGGCCCGGCCACTTGAGGCCAGCAGACAGGATGCTTGCTCAGGGGCCTTGTTGTTTTGGGCGCTGCCATCACCAGGGAGGGGCCTGACTTGGCTCCTTGAGGGTGAGAGGTACCCAGGGGGAGCCTGGCCCCCAGCCAGCCCTCTAGCCAGCACAGCCATGGAGTGGTCAGGGTCAGCAGGAGCCCTGCCACACCGACCGCCAGAAGCCACTGCCCCAGGGCTGGGTATGCCACAGGAGGGGGCTGATGGGGTGGCTTATTCTCCATCTCCAGAGCTCTGGGCTCCCTGCCACTTCCCTTCCTGCACTGATGGCTGGAGTGGGGTCTCCCTCTTACCTCTCCGGCTCTCCCTTTGGGCCCCTTCTAGACGCAGTCTTGGTAGGATGCAGAAGGGTGGCTCGCCCCTAAAGATCAAGTGTGGGCATCTCTGCTTCTGGCAGTGGGGGTCCCCTTCTTTCTTGTGATCTTATGCATGTACTTCTTTTCCCATTTGTTCAGCATTTCTCTGTGCTGTAGGGACATGAGTCTCTGTGGTCTGGTCTGCCACGCTGCTGGCAGCCCTCCTAGCTGTGGTAttatttctggttctttcttgtCGGTCTACAAGCCTCTGTACCTGTTAGTACAtggcggtttttttttttttttttttttttttttttaaagatttcatctacttattagagagagagaatgagcagtggggcaGGTCAGAGGGAAAGTGAGGACCAGactctccctgagcagggagcctgatggatgcaggactcaatcccaggaccggagatcatgacctgagctaaaggcagatgcttcacccactgagccacccaggtgacccattACATGGGCCTTTGAGTAGTTTGTTTATAAGTGAAACAGATTTGCACAAAGCAGCATGGACACACACAAGCACGAGGCTTGGGTTGGAAAGAGACCTCAGCCCTTCCAGCGACTTTCTCCAGGGAGGATGGAGTGGCTCAGCTTCATTTCTGCAGCTGTTGAGGAGGCGCTCCTGCCTCACGGCGAGGACACTGGGCTTGACTCCTCTCCTCCTGTGTACTTGCCAGGACTGGAAGGTGTGCACGGCCCCAGCCGTTCTGTGGGTCCTAGGCTGGGCCAGCAGGCATGGCCACATGCGGTGAGGAACCTGTGAAGGGCTGTCCCCCAGACCTTCTCCTGCAGACAGCCAAACGAGGTGTCCCTGCTGTGCTGTTCCTTCGGGGTGTTTCTGGGTGTGGTGCCTTCTGAATTCTGAACCGCTGTGCTGTGTCTTTTCCTGTAAGCCCCCTCATGGTGGTTCCCATTTCAGCATCAGTGGCTGAGCAGAAGCTGATGGAAGTGTCTCTGTGCTGTAACAGCAGGCGTCCTGGCAGGTGCCATGGGACAGCACACAGTGACCGGCTCTCCCTTCCTTTGCAGAATAGAAAAGAAGCGCACAGTGGTCCCTGCACTGGCGGAGGCTGTTACAGAGCGAGATGGCAGAGAAGTGGCCTGGGAGTACTTTTACAGCCTGCTCTTCACCTCTGAGAACCTGAAGTTGGTCCACATCGCCTGCCATAAGAAAACCACTCACAAGCTCAGCTGTGACCCACACAGGATCTACAAACTGCCGACGAAGTCCAAGAGGCGGCGGCCAGCCCGGAAGTGCCAGTGACGGGCTGCAGGTGCCTCCTGCCCTGGCCTGTGCACGATCCCAGAGGCTCCTAGGAAACCTTCAGGGGCCACAGACTTTGACCTCATGTTTCTGAATCAGTTTCTGCACCTCTGAGAGCCCAAGCGCCCAGGGACAAGTTTGGTGCACTGCAGGGGAATGTGTGGGTTGGCAGTGACGAGCCACACTCCTCAGTGCAGGGGCCCACCTGCCCTGATGTCCTGCTGCTATGCACGCACAGAGTGGCCTCCACACTGACACGGCATCAGGCCAAATGTCTGCGCCAGTCTCCACTCCACGGCGGATGTGGAGCTCTAGTGTCTGGACATTTCTGATTGCTCTAGCTCATTTGGGGTAAAAGGTTTGTATTCCATAAAGCTCGTGCAAAGACACGTGCTATCGTGTCGTTTATGATTCAGAGAGCAGGAAaccctccctgtgtgtgtccgTAGGGGACGGGCTGACTGTGGTATTGTGTTGAACCCACTGGAAGTTGCTGTTGTTGTGAATCAGAAGTGGTCCGATGTCATGACTCAGTCTTACCCGTTGACATCATGCGAAGCCGTGTAGccgttttgtgtttttatgtacAAAACAGGGGCTGTGTGTCAGGCACATGAAGCAGCCAGTGACTTTACCGTGCAGTGTGACCTGCAGGTTTGTAACCGGCTGTGCATGTGTGTCACACGAGTGTGTTAGTGCACGCAGGAATCTGCAAGGAAACACACTGTCTGGACAGCAGTAACCCTGGGGACGTGGTGGGGGTGTGCTGGATTACAAAGGGCTAATTTTCTaaatcatgtattttataaaacttgaagTTTTTGAAATAAGCCTttatttcataatctttttttttttatttcataatcttttaaaatactttttaaagtcatGCAGATtgtaatatttgaattttatatttgtataatcataaaaagtaataaaagatttTCATAAGTAGACACATCAAAAAAAGTTTACACTGTCTGGGGATGataataaggataaaaataaagggtgatttttaaaaaaatacaaatcattccattttctttcttttttttcctctctttttaaaaaggtttacttatttatttatgcatgagagacacacagagagagaggcagagacatagacagagggagaagcaggcttcctgcaggagcttgatatgggactcgatcccagaacccctgggatcacaacctgagccgaaggcagatgctcatcaggtgccccaaatcattccattttcttcacTGAAATAGCAGTATCTTGGAATGAGCCAGTCCTGCGAGTGGGGCCATAGCAGTGCCTGTCAGCACCTGGTATTCACCTGGCCCCGCAGGATAGTGCCACTCGTGGAGCTGTCCGGAAGTGCCCTGGTGCTGTCTTTGCTGACCTGTGGGGCCACCCACCTTCTTCCAGCCCAGAGCACTGCAGGTGCCACCCACCTGGCTGGGCTTTGAGATTTGATTGGCTAGGACTTCACTGTCTCCCCCACTGCCCTCTGTTCCCACACAAGCTCCTGCTTACCTttctaaaaacttttatttatttgagagagagggagggagcacgagTTGGgggggtagaggggcagaggaagagggagaaacaagacTCCTACTGCAGGGAGCCAGTCCTGCTCACTTTTCTGATTGGGAGGCTGGACACCAGGAATCCAGTCTTTGGCAACACAGAGCAGACTTGGAGCAAGAGCTGCAAGGCTATCCTGGTTGTGATGTGGTTGAGTCTGCTTGTTTTAGGGCCCTCAGCCTGGATGCTGGGTGACTGTTACAGATGGGAGTGGTGTCCCCAGGCAGGAGTTGTGTCACCCTTAGACTCCCAGGTTGGTGCAGGTGGGAGGAAAAATTGAGGAGCTGGGAGCATAGAGTCTGGTGATCTGAGGGCGCAGGACTGCCGTGACACCCAGGCAGGAGGTCCTTTGTACTGGCAGGCCATCCACTTGCCGTGGGCCAGGCTCTTTGGTCAGCAAGGCCGCAAGATGACCTCCAGACCCTGGTCCTGCAGCTTACAGGAGTGGGGCAGTGGCCATCGGCCTCAGATGGCAgctgaggagggggagagggtgcCGGGATGGAGAGCCAGGGCTGTGGCTTGGAAccaccctgccctgggagggTCTGTGCACAGAAGACCCTAGGCCCCCTCAGCGGCAGGGACCTGGGTGGGGCTGGGACCCGAGGAGCCTGTGTGACTGACCCTAGTAGGGCCCCGGTTAGCTTCCAGGTGGCTGCAGAATGAAGCTGTCGCTGGAGGCTGTTCCCCTCGCACTTTGCCCTACGTGTCCTTTCCCTGTGATAAGCAGGACTGTGAATATAGTGGCTTCTTTCCTGAGTTCTGGGAGTGGTGGGGAGCATCAGGCCTGATACTGGTCTAAAGGTCCTCTGCACAAGGGGCGCTGAAGTCAGGGTGGCAGGACGGCTCTACTAGTCTCTACACGGCTCACCCAGCCATGTGTAGGTCATTTTGTGAAGACCAACCTCAGGGAGTGATTCCAGAAGTTCACACTCTTAATAGTGCCAGGACCtggcaattattttaaatgctggCAGACAACCGAGGCAGGATGGATCACCAAGAACTCATAACTAAAGTCATTTTAGCAGCTGTGTTAATATGCTTCCTGAAACTTGATCTTGTCCCAAGGCTCTGGGCCACTACTTCGGTGTTGCTGAAGTCATCCTGTGCGGGCCCTCCAACCCGGAGGGGTGACGTTTCTGCTGTGCTGTCCCATGGCACATGAGCAGTGTGTCTCCCCAGTTCCCCACGGTCTGTGCTGGCTCCCAGGGGACACTTGGCCTTTTCTTGTGGGAACACTGTGTCTCACCTTGAAGTAACCAGCAGGGACACACATGTGCCACCTCTGCCACCTTCCCAACCCCAGGAGATTGCACTGATGTGAGCAGGGGTCAGCTCCCAGGAGTGggcatggtttttgttttgcattttggtGGGAACATGGCCACACATGTCTTCCGCACGTGTGCCAATGCTTCTCCTAGAAGTGTGTGTAGGACACAAAGACTCCGGGAATTTGAGGCAGCCTGGTCACCACAAGCCCACGTGCTGTGATCACTAGTTATTTCTGCAGTAATCTCAAGTAGTTAGCTGTTTTCCCTGGCTACCGTCAAAATGCCTTTATGAGTAACAATTTCGAAGTATTAAATAGAGTCATTTCTTGATCAATAAACCATACAATTATCTGGCGTAGGTGGAGGTCACAGCTGCTAATGGGAAGATGATGACACTGGAAGCAGAGGGGCTGCAGGGAAAGGTCTCTTGGGTGGGTGTTTGGAGGAGCTGAAACTGCTTCCAGGGCACCTCAGTTACTTGCCCCCAAACCATCCTTCAGGTAAGGTACCTCTGGGCCTCACAGGGCATTTTTACAGGGTTAAATCCAGCTGCTGTTATAACTAAGCCAGAAATGTCCAttatgggggcagggggagggtccTTTCTGAGACCCCCAGTGGGTGCCTGGAGGTATGGCTGGTCCCGACCCTCTATGTGCCAACCCTTCTTCTGTACACACACCTGTGATCAAGCATAACCATAAATGACACACAGGAAGGGAAGAGTGACACAGAGGGCTCTCAGCAATGCACCGCTGTGATGCTAGGTGACCCGGATCTCGTGCTCTCCTGGCCTGCATTCACCCTTCTTCCTGGGAGGCTGTGACATGGTGAATGGCTATGTGCTGAGATAAAGGTGAGCGACATGGGTGGGGGACAGCGTTGGGCTACTTCCACCGACCTTAATGAAGCCGACATAGGGAGGACACTTGCTTCCGACTCGCGGTGGGGGGTGGGTAACTAAAACTGCAGACCCAGTGCAGGTGGGGGGGTAACCACAGCTCAAGAAGAGATGGTGGCTCCTCGTGAATAACCCTGTCTTCTTGAGTTATAGATGGCTCCCTCCCACTGGTCCTTCTCCCCAGTGCTCCATAAGCTGCTCCACCACGTGGGTGCGCAAAGCCCATGGGGACGGCTGGCCTTGTCACCACGTGGGGTGAAGACTGCACGGCCTCAGCTCTGTACTccgggtgccccccacccccatctctgggTGAACGGGTACAAAGGTTGATCCAGCCTTACAAATAGAAGAGAGGAGTCATTTTCTCCACTTGGCTCTCAACATTTTAGAAAGGAAGAGTTTTAGGAACATagagatttccttaaaaatattttcaaaatatattttatttctttctcatatgCATTTTGCAAAATTTCCAGGGTAAACATTAGCTTCATATACAGAGATAAAGGAGAGTTCTTTAAGAACTGGCATTGACTCAATCACAAGAATGATCAAATTTagataatggaaaataaactcaTGTATTATCAAAACTAAAGAGTTTAGTGGGGAGTTTCTTTAGAAAGATCTCTCCCACTGAGTCCCGAGCCCCCTGGGGGACCCAAACTGTGTCAtttacacacaaacacaagaaAATGCATGCGTGTGGGAGCAGTGGCTGTGCAGTCTCAGAGATGGTTCTGGATGGCAAGTGTAAACACTCCAGGTACTTGTTCTGTATGAGGACTTTTACGGGCCAGCTTCAACATTTGGTTAAGAATATGGTTTCTTGGGAGATAAACTTGATATACATCTCATCACTTGCTAAACTGTCGAACTATTAACTGTATTAAATATGCAAGGAAATCACTGTGTATACTTTATTCTCTACATTTCTGCACCATCATCATCGTCTTCATCATCTTTGGCTCTGAAATGCATTTTCCTGAATTCTCGTCTGCTCATTGAAGGACAAGACGAAGAAGCTGGTGGAAGGTCCTTGGAGGAAGAAAACACTCATTTTAGCCACGACCAGCCCACAGCACTGGTCAGCACTCCAGGGGAGGGCTGGCTCCCCACCGGCTGCTCCCTGCCCACAACCGTGTGGGGAGGCTAAGAGTCACCCAGCAGGCCACCCAGCCCACACCTGAAGGCCCAGCAAGGAAGGAGAGGCCTCCCAGCAGTAGCTGGTGCCCTGGCAACGATTCTCTGCTTAGGACAGGTGGGGTCGTTCCCAGTTAGCGACGATCTTGCTTCTCCTCCTGGGGACTGGAGTCTGTGCCAAGGCAGTGCCAACATGCGGTGAGAGGGGGGTGCCGCCCAGTGCTGACCGAGCCTGGAGGTGGCCATGGGGCAGGAGGCACCAGTCTTACCTGCATGAGCTCCACATTCCCGAAGAACCGGCCCACAGGCATTGGCTGGTTGCTGTCCTCATCCAGAAAGACGCTGTCATCCGTCTGCAGCGGAGGTCTTGCGGCCTGCTCGGTGTGCAGTGTGGACCCACCCTGTGCTGAGCGGCTGCTGTGAGGCTCCTCCCCAGCCAGAGGTGTGTGTGCTGGCAGGGCCAGGCTGTCCTCCGTCTCTGCTGGGCAAGTGTCGCCCACAGCTGTGGCGTGCCTGAGGGGGCACCCCGCGGCCTCCGGCTGTGCAGGAGCTCCAGCCCCCTTTCCTGGGGGCAGCGCGTGCTCTTTGGCAAACCCCAGAGGCTCACTGTTACCAGGGCTCTCGGGTGGTATTCTGGGCACAGCAACACGGTCACTCTGAGGGGCTAGTTTCTGTAATTCTGATTTCACCAGGT
This window of the Canis lupus dingo isolate Sandy chromosome 5, ASM325472v2, whole genome shotgun sequence genome carries:
- the DFFB gene encoding DNA fragmentation factor subunit beta isoform X4 codes for the protein MFAVFRKPKTFKLRALHSQKKFGVAGRSCQEVLKKGCLHLQLPVAGSRLCLYEDGTELTGDYFWSVPDNSELVLLTSGQTWQGYVSDISGFLSAFHRPSAGLIQAARQLLSDERAPLRQKLLADLLHTISENIAAETRAEDPPWFEGLESRFQSKSGYLRYSCESRIRSYLREVNSYAPTVGEEAQGEYTRIVDLMCQKLRTVQYNGSYFDRGARAGLRLCTPEGWFCCQGPFDVDSCASKHSINPYGNRESRVLFSTWNLDHIIEKKRTVVPALAEAVTERDGREVAWEYFYSLLFTSENLKLVHIACHKKTTHKLSCDPHRIYKLPTKSKRRRPARKCQ
- the DFFB gene encoding DNA fragmentation factor subunit beta isoform X1, which codes for MFAVFRKPKTFKLRALHSQKKFGVAGRSCQEVLKKGCLHLQVPGWGPGTGCFHLQLPVAGSRLCLYEDGTELTGDYFWSVPDNSELVLLTSGQTWQGSPGNWLFYLVLLLLADVSDISGFLSAFHRPSAGLIQAARQLLSDERAPLRQKLLADLLHTISENIAAETRAEDPPWFEGLESRFQSKSGYLRYSCESRIRSYLREVNSYAPTVGEEAQGEYTRIVDLMCQKLRTVQYNGSYFDRGARAGLRLCTPEGWFCCQGPFDVDSCASKHSINPYGNRESRVLFSTWNLDHIIEKKRTVVPALAEAVTERDGREVAWEYFYSLLFTSENLKLVHIACHKKTTHKLSCDPHRIYKLPTKSKRRRPARKCQ
- the C5H1orf174 gene encoding UPF0688 protein C1orf174 homolog, with amino-acid sequence MRSRKLTGAVRSSARLRARRCSARLASAREASTAVSARTVCQTSHKAADRRTSKKFKCDKGHLVKSELQKLAPQSDRVAVPRIPPESPGNSEPLGFAKEHALPPGKGAGAPAQPEAAGCPLRHATAVGDTCPAETEDSLALPAHTPLAGEEPHSSRSAQGGSTLHTEQAARPPLQTDDSVFLDEDSNQPMPVGRFFGNVELMQDLPPASSSCPSMSRREFRKMHFRAKDDEDDDDGAEM
- the DFFB gene encoding DNA fragmentation factor subunit beta isoform X2 produces the protein MFAVFRKPKTFKLRALHSQKKFGVAGRSCQEVLKKGCLHLQLPVAGSRLCLYEDGTELTGDYFWSVPDNSELVLLTSGQTWQGSPGNWLFYLVLLLLADVSDISGFLSAFHRPSAGLIQAARQLLSDERAPLRQKLLADLLHTISENIAAETRAEDPPWFEGLESRFQSKSGYLRYSCESRIRSYLREVNSYAPTVGEEAQGEYTRIVDLMCQKLRTVQYNGSYFDRGARAGLRLCTPEGWFCCQGPFDVDSCASKHSINPYGNRESRVLFSTWNLDHIIEKKRTVVPALAEAVTERDGREVAWEYFYSLLFTSENLKLVHIACHKKTTHKLSCDPHRIYKLPTKSKRRRPARKCQ
- the DFFB gene encoding DNA fragmentation factor subunit beta isoform X3, which translates into the protein MFAVFRKPKTFKLRALHSQKKFGVAGRSCQEVLKKGCLHLQVPGWGPGTGCFHLQLPVAGSRLCLYEDGTELTGDYFWSVPDNSELVLLTSGQTWQGYVSDISGFLSAFHRPSAGLIQAARQLLSDERAPLRQKLLADLLHTISENIAAETRAEDPPWFEGLESRFQSKSGYLRYSCESRIRSYLREVNSYAPTVGEEAQGEYTRIVDLMCQKLRTVQYNGSYFDRGARAGLRLCTPEGWFCCQGPFDVDSCASKHSINPYGNRESRVLFSTWNLDHIIEKKRTVVPALAEAVTERDGREVAWEYFYSLLFTSENLKLVHIACHKKTTHKLSCDPHRIYKLPTKSKRRRPARKCQ